One Novosphingobium sp. G106 DNA segment encodes these proteins:
- a CDS encoding NAD(P)/FAD-dependent oxidoreductase, translating into MNGSESTIRFDRRVAIVTGAGGGLGRAYALELARRGARVVVNDIGPAAADKVVAEIAAQGGLAAANRDSVATRAGGRAIVDLAIEAFGRIDVLISNAGILRHARFDEMTEADINSVIDVHLKGSFHVGQPAFAAMKRQGYGRMLFTASSSGLFGHPWQASYAAAKAGIVGLANTIALEGKDHGVLCNVIMPNARTSMADSVDFSWKAEVSEVGAALDELIATPSGGGERLDADWVVPLAMHLVSEDSGMTHGIFFRLQRALCPRGNQRRDRLGCSRAAERRGHRRALAGDLRCRRARRAAERLRRGAGRAPDAGNAPMTDKLKPLADAYGIDPAVLRARYRAERDRRLTPDGLGQFVRIDRGHHHRYEEDPGFAGSPDREPLTDQIEIAVIGAGFGGLLLGAELRKAGIEGLRFIDRAGDFGGVWYWNRYPGAACDTEAPIYLPLLEELGVLPERKYAKGPEIHAHCKLIAETYDLYRDTCFHTDVTEIAWDEASGLWTIRTDRGDAMKARFVVVSAGVMDRPKLADLPGLEDFRGHAFHTSRWDYGYTGGTSDGGLTGLADKVVGIIGTGATAVQCVPHLGASAKQLYVFQRTPSSIDRRDDRALDPAEFASLEPGWQQKRMENFTALVGGAILEEDLVGDGWTSIPRNILKLLGHAQEMSIEIGDPYEVAPLADFVKMEEIRARVGDVVADKATAEALKPWYDRFCKRPCFHDDYLPTFNSPNVTLIDTEGHGVERITPNGVVAGGREYLLD; encoded by the coding sequence ATGAACGGAAGCGAAAGTACAATACGTTTCGACCGCCGGGTCGCGATCGTTACTGGCGCGGGCGGCGGGCTCGGCCGCGCCTATGCGCTCGAACTGGCCCGGCGCGGCGCGCGCGTGGTGGTCAACGATATCGGGCCTGCCGCTGCGGACAAGGTCGTCGCCGAAATCGCCGCCCAGGGCGGCTTGGCCGCGGCAAATCGCGATAGCGTGGCAACGCGCGCCGGCGGCAGGGCCATCGTCGACCTCGCCATTGAGGCGTTCGGTCGGATCGACGTCCTGATCAGCAACGCCGGCATCCTGCGCCATGCCCGTTTCGACGAGATGACCGAGGCGGACATTAACAGCGTCATAGACGTCCATCTCAAGGGCAGCTTCCACGTCGGCCAGCCCGCCTTCGCCGCGATGAAACGGCAGGGCTATGGCCGCATGCTGTTCACGGCATCCTCGTCGGGCCTGTTCGGCCATCCCTGGCAAGCGAGCTATGCCGCCGCGAAAGCGGGGATCGTAGGGTTGGCGAACACGATCGCGCTTGAAGGCAAGGACCACGGAGTGCTGTGCAACGTCATCATGCCCAACGCGCGCACGTCTATGGCCGACAGCGTGGACTTTAGCTGGAAGGCCGAAGTGAGCGAAGTCGGCGCCGCGCTGGACGAGTTAATTGCCACGCCTTCGGGCGGCGGCGAACGGCTCGATGCCGACTGGGTCGTGCCACTGGCGATGCATCTCGTCAGCGAAGATTCGGGGATGACGCACGGCATTTTTTTCCGCCTGCAGCGGGCGCTATGCCCGCGTGGCAATCAGCGCCGCGACAGGCTGGGTTGCTCCCGCGCTGCCGAGCGCCGAGGACATCGCCGCGCACTGGCCGGAGATCTGCGATGCCGGCGTGCTCGTCGAGCCGCTGAGCGTCTACGACGAGGCGCTGGTCGTGCGCCAGACGCTGGCAATGCTCCCATGACGGACAAGCTGAAGCCGCTGGCGGACGCCTATGGCATCGATCCCGCAGTCCTGCGCGCCCGGTACCGCGCCGAGCGCGACAGGCGCCTGACGCCTGACGGCCTCGGGCAGTTCGTCCGGATCGATCGCGGCCACCACCATCGCTACGAGGAGGATCCGGGATTTGCCGGCAGCCCCGACCGCGAGCCGCTGACCGATCAGATTGAGATCGCGGTGATCGGTGCGGGCTTCGGCGGCCTCCTCCTGGGCGCGGAGCTGCGCAAGGCGGGCATCGAGGGCCTGCGCTTCATCGACCGCGCAGGCGACTTCGGCGGGGTCTGGTACTGGAACCGCTACCCGGGCGCCGCCTGTGACACCGAGGCACCGATCTACCTGCCGCTGCTGGAAGAACTCGGTGTCCTGCCCGAGCGCAAATATGCCAAAGGCCCCGAAATCCACGCGCATTGCAAGCTGATCGCCGAGACCTACGACCTCTACCGCGACACCTGCTTCCACACCGACGTCACCGAAATCGCCTGGGACGAGGCGAGCGGCCTCTGGACCATCCGCACCGACCGCGGCGACGCCATGAAGGCGCGCTTCGTGGTCGTCTCGGCCGGGGTGATGGACCGCCCGAAGCTGGCCGACCTGCCGGGGCTCGAAGACTTCCGGGGCCATGCGTTCCACACCAGTCGCTGGGACTATGGCTACACCGGCGGCACCTCCGATGGCGGGCTGACAGGGCTTGCGGACAAAGTCGTCGGCATTATCGGCACCGGCGCGACCGCGGTCCAATGCGTGCCGCACCTCGGCGCATCGGCAAAGCAGCTCTACGTCTTCCAGCGCACCCCGTCCTCAATCGACCGGCGCGACGACCGGGCGCTCGATCCCGCCGAATTCGCGAGCCTGGAGCCGGGTTGGCAGCAAAAGCGGATGGAGAACTTCACCGCGCTGGTCGGCGGCGCGATCCTCGAGGAGGACCTGGTCGGCGACGGCTGGACCTCGATCCCGCGCAATATCCTCAAGCTGCTCGGCCACGCGCAGGAAATGAGTATCGAAATAGGCGATCCCTACGAGGTCGCACCGCTCGCCGATTTCGTGAAGATGGAGGAGATCCGCGCGCGGGTGGGCGATGTCGTCGCCGACAAGGCGACCGCCGAAGCGCTCAAGCCCTGGTACGACCGCTTCTGCAAACGGCCCTGCTTCCACGACGATTACCTGCCGACCTTCAATAGCCCAAACGTGACGCTGATCGACACCGAGGGGCACGGAGTCGAGCGAATTACGCCGAACGGCGTGGTTGCAGGCGGGCGCGAGTATCTACTCGACTGA
- a CDS encoding acyl-CoA dehydrogenase family protein, with protein sequence MDWLSEDQRALRDMAATFARKEVEPIANRIDLDEHTPDELISKAAELGLFGLYTSPEYGGVGADLVSVCLVSEELAKASPAFAGMLTVQIVLCPKTVEILGTEVQKQRILPRNASGERLMAYSQSEPAGAANIGSHLTRIVPDGDGYRIDGAKLFCTQGSAETYLVMGKTKDRAGNEGYGCVIVEREDAGFRVDPYEDKLGWRGTNTGPISFNNVFLEADDILGDILTGGFSHRAANQSNLLAHVATSIGCAQGLFDKTLDYVKQRRLYGRDMADLQPLGYWLAEAHARITACRELLYNAVRQFEAGTMAPEMPNICKAYIGETCFEVCVKLVQMWGEAAS encoded by the coding sequence ATGGACTGGCTGAGCGAAGACCAACGCGCGCTGCGCGACATGGCCGCGACTTTCGCCCGCAAGGAGGTGGAGCCGATCGCCAACCGGATCGATCTCGACGAGCACACGCCCGACGAACTGATCTCCAAGGCAGCGGAGCTCGGTCTCTTCGGCCTCTACACCTCGCCCGAGTACGGCGGCGTCGGCGCCGATCTCGTTTCGGTCTGCCTCGTGAGCGAAGAGCTGGCCAAGGCGAGTCCTGCTTTCGCCGGCATGCTTACCGTCCAGATCGTGCTCTGCCCGAAGACGGTCGAAATTCTGGGCACCGAGGTGCAAAAGCAGCGCATCTTGCCCAGGAACGCCTCGGGCGAGCGTCTCATGGCATATTCGCAGAGCGAGCCAGCCGGCGCCGCCAATATCGGCAGCCATCTCACCCGGATAGTCCCGGATGGCGACGGCTATCGGATCGATGGGGCCAAGTTGTTTTGCACCCAGGGCTCCGCAGAAACCTATCTCGTCATGGGCAAAACCAAGGACCGGGCTGGCAATGAGGGCTATGGCTGTGTCATCGTCGAGCGCGAGGACGCGGGTTTTCGCGTCGACCCCTATGAAGACAAGCTCGGCTGGCGTGGTACCAATACCGGGCCGATCTCGTTCAACAATGTCTTCCTCGAAGCGGACGACATCCTCGGCGACATCCTGACTGGCGGGTTTTCGCACAGGGCGGCAAACCAATCGAACCTGCTGGCTCACGTCGCCACGTCGATCGGCTGCGCCCAGGGCCTGTTCGACAAGACGCTGGACTATGTGAAGCAGCGCCGGCTCTACGGGCGGGACATGGCCGACCTGCAGCCGTTGGGCTATTGGCTCGCCGAAGCGCATGCCAGGATCACCGCCTGCCGCGAACTGCTCTACAACGCCGTGCGCCAGTTCGAGGCGGGAACCATGGCGCCCGAAATGCCCAATATCTGCAAGGCCTATATCGGCGAAACGTGCTTTGAGGTCTGCGTCAAGCTCGTGCAAATGTGGGGGGAAGCGGCATCATGA
- a CDS encoding nuclear transport factor 2 family protein, translating into MSDDCLRKVADELAIRRVLDEYCLRLEINKFDEWLDLFTQDTVYDVFRQSLRGREEVSAMLSQAPHGVHLPGAARIDLEGDRAETVQSYLFIPASDDRWNSGWYLRTLVREGDEWKIAHTRVKIARIGELAPDEKARQLQFPVSFG; encoded by the coding sequence ATGTCGGATGATTGCCTACGAAAGGTCGCAGACGAATTGGCTATTCGCCGAGTGCTCGATGAATATTGCCTGCGACTTGAAATTAACAAGTTTGACGAATGGTTGGACCTCTTCACCCAAGACACGGTCTATGATGTATTCCGCCAAAGCCTTCGTGGCCGCGAGGAGGTTTCCGCCATGCTTTCGCAGGCACCACATGGCGTGCATCTTCCCGGTGCGGCGCGGATCGACCTTGAGGGCGACCGCGCCGAGACGGTCCAAAGCTATCTGTTCATACCGGCGAGTGATGACCGGTGGAACTCGGGCTGGTATCTGCGAACCCTGGTACGCGAGGGCGATGAGTGGAAGATCGCCCATACCCGGGTCAAGATCGCTCGGATCGGTGAACTGGCTCCCGACGAGAAGGCGCGGCAGCTCCAGTTTCCGGTCTCGTTCGGATGA
- a CDS encoding phosphotransferase family protein has product MRDLGHLASALQDSLPGSTRITAITPLTTGFSNETYRIEGPDLILRLPPSAGAMLDGHDVLAQARIYAELGSIDDAPPVPQIVSIGEDDTLIGTPFFVMERVPGESIDDISMQPWFAEGTDALRGQICRNWVSSFAQLAKLAPLRVLGPALTPEDDARTWREFAGRADSGRLVALFDRLLAEPASRSGPPAVVHGDTKLSNLMWRHAEVSAVLDWEMALNGEPLADLGYMLYSFESEYHGATRAQKLPGMLTRDEVIALWSDVSGRSAEGLFWHEIAQIGKIGAIIAEGTNMYVTGRSSDPKLALFQKNLDYYLGVMEAMLDGGGF; this is encoded by the coding sequence ATGCGGGACTTGGGCCACCTTGCCAGCGCGTTGCAGGATTCCCTGCCGGGAAGCACGCGCATCACCGCGATCACCCCCCTCACTACCGGTTTTTCCAACGAGACCTACCGGATCGAGGGCCCCGACTTGATCCTTCGGCTGCCCCCGTCGGCGGGTGCGATGCTGGATGGACATGACGTCCTGGCGCAAGCGCGTATCTATGCGGAGCTCGGTTCGATCGATGACGCGCCGCCGGTGCCGCAGATCGTTTCGATCGGCGAAGACGACACTCTGATTGGCACGCCCTTCTTCGTCATGGAGCGCGTGCCCGGCGAATCCATCGACGACATTTCTATGCAACCTTGGTTCGCCGAGGGGACCGACGCATTGCGTGGGCAGATTTGCCGCAATTGGGTGTCGTCGTTCGCGCAGCTGGCGAAGCTGGCTCCGTTGCGGGTTCTTGGCCCGGCGCTCACGCCCGAGGACGATGCCAGGACGTGGCGCGAATTCGCCGGGCGGGCCGACAGCGGTAGACTCGTCGCGCTCTTCGATCGCCTGCTCGCCGAGCCGGCTTCGCGCAGCGGCCCACCCGCTGTCGTCCATGGCGATACAAAGCTGTCGAATCTCATGTGGCGGCACGCTGAAGTAAGCGCCGTGCTCGACTGGGAAATGGCCCTGAACGGTGAGCCGCTCGCCGATCTCGGCTACATGCTCTATTCCTTCGAAAGCGAATACCACGGCGCAACCCGGGCCCAGAAGCTGCCGGGAATGCTGACGCGTGACGAAGTGATCGCGCTATGGTCGGATGTTTCGGGCCGGTCAGCCGAAGGTCTTTTTTGGCACGAGATCGCGCAGATTGGGAAGATCGGTGCGATCATCGCCGAAGGCACGAACATGTACGTCACAGGACGGAGCAGCGACCCGAAGCTCGCCCTATTCCAGAAGAACCTCGACTACTACCTCGGCGTGATGGAAGCCATGCTGGACGGCGGCGGCTTCTGA
- a CDS encoding thiamine pyrophosphate-dependent enzyme, with product MGQGNLGIEPEILKAIYGQMARIRAVDKAVQAGLSSGRFQFTYWPMTGQECIPATISQLTTSRDYMITTYRGIHDQVAKGVDLYGMFAEALGREDGVNKGKGGSPHISDPSSGSMVTTAIVGAGAPIANGLAISAKERGEDRVTIVNFGDGATSIGAVHEAMNLAGAWKLPVIFLCQNNAWGEYTRIPTYTASPNFFGRAEALGFKGVQLDGNDPAAFYKGMKEVIDYVRAGSGPVFVEAMTYRLGPHAGVGDNYNATKEELAAGRERAPYEKTRALLLEAGISSEEELTALEAAAKAEVDDAIVRALESKVTPASETLVDVFADVDCVPKRGHYPVREAEGEFSGSTETMTMAQAIQNAQHIAMSANNEVFILGEDVGDPHGGAFGTNKDLETDFGGRRVRPTPIAEQAIIGAAIGSSIAGMNPIAEIMFADFMGVCLDQIANHAAKQRYMSGSATHAPMTIRMQLGGGMGGFGAQHSQSLEAWLTHTPGIKVAFPSNPIDAKGLLLSAIDDPDPVVLLESIMLLFAQKGEVPTGAYKIPLGVAKVKREGTDVSLISYGWMVHQALAAAEELAKEGISAEVIDLRSLVPIDYHRILESVKKTGRAVVVHAAVEFCGLGAEICSTINEELWGKLKSPAIRLGAEYAPIAYSKEIETGQVPSANSIAARVRAAVK from the coding sequence ATGGGACAGGGAAATCTTGGAATCGAACCCGAAATCCTCAAGGCGATCTACGGTCAGATGGCGCGCATCCGCGCCGTCGACAAGGCGGTCCAGGCCGGGCTTTCGTCGGGCAGGTTCCAGTTCACCTACTGGCCGATGACTGGCCAGGAGTGCATCCCCGCGACGATCTCGCAGCTCACCACGAGCCGCGACTACATGATCACCACCTATCGCGGCATTCATGACCAGGTGGCCAAGGGCGTCGACCTCTACGGCATGTTTGCCGAAGCGCTCGGCCGCGAGGACGGCGTCAACAAGGGCAAGGGCGGATCCCCGCACATTTCCGATCCCTCGTCGGGTTCGATGGTCACCACCGCGATCGTCGGCGCCGGCGCCCCGATCGCCAACGGCCTGGCCATCTCGGCCAAGGAGCGCGGCGAGGACCGTGTCACCATCGTCAACTTCGGCGACGGCGCCACCTCGATCGGCGCGGTGCACGAAGCGATGAACCTTGCCGGCGCCTGGAAGCTGCCGGTGATCTTCCTATGCCAGAACAACGCCTGGGGCGAATACACGCGTATCCCGACCTACACCGCCAGCCCGAACTTTTTCGGCCGCGCCGAAGCCCTAGGCTTCAAGGGTGTGCAGCTCGACGGCAACGACCCCGCAGCCTTCTACAAGGGCATGAAGGAAGTGATCGACTACGTCCGCGCCGGTAGCGGCCCGGTCTTCGTGGAAGCCATGACCTATCGTCTCGGGCCGCACGCGGGCGTTGGCGATAACTACAACGCCACGAAGGAAGAGCTCGCCGCCGGCAGGGAGCGCGCGCCCTACGAGAAGACCCGCGCGCTGCTGCTCGAGGCCGGCATCTCCAGCGAGGAGGAGCTCACCGCGCTCGAAGCTGCTGCCAAGGCCGAAGTCGACGACGCCATCGTCCGGGCGCTGGAAAGCAAGGTCACGCCCGCGAGCGAGACCCTGGTCGACGTCTTCGCCGACGTCGATTGCGTGCCCAAGCGCGGCCACTATCCGGTCCGCGAAGCTGAAGGCGAGTTCTCGGGCTCGACCGAAACGATGACCATGGCTCAGGCGATCCAGAATGCTCAGCACATCGCCATGTCCGCTAACAATGAGGTCTTTATCCTCGGCGAGGACGTCGGCGATCCGCATGGCGGAGCATTCGGCACCAACAAGGATCTAGAAACCGATTTCGGAGGCCGTCGCGTGCGCCCGACGCCGATCGCCGAACAGGCTATTATCGGCGCCGCGATCGGCTCGTCGATCGCAGGTATGAACCCAATCGCCGAGATCATGTTCGCGGACTTCATGGGCGTCTGCCTCGATCAGATCGCCAACCACGCCGCCAAGCAGCGCTACATGTCGGGTTCGGCCACACATGCGCCGATGACGATCCGCATGCAGCTGGGTGGCGGCATGGGCGGCTTCGGTGCGCAGCATTCGCAGTCGCTGGAGGCCTGGCTCACTCATACGCCTGGTATCAAGGTGGCGTTTCCGAGCAACCCGATCGACGCCAAGGGCCTGCTTCTGTCGGCAATTGACGATCCCGATCCCGTGGTCTTGTTGGAATCGATCATGCTCCTCTTCGCCCAAAAGGGCGAAGTCCCGACTGGCGCTTACAAGATCCCGCTGGGCGTCGCCAAGGTGAAGCGTGAAGGTACTGACGTCTCCCTGATAAGTTATGGCTGGATGGTGCACCAAGCGCTCGCCGCCGCCGAGGAACTGGCCAAGGAAGGCATCAGCGCCGAAGTCATCGACCTGCGCTCGCTGGTGCCGATCGACTATCACCGCATTCTCGAATCGGTGAAGAAGACCGGCCGTGCCGTGGTCGTCCATGCCGCCGTCGAGTTCTGCGGGTTGGGCGCCGAGATCTGCAGCACGATCAACGAGGAACTGTGGGGCAAGCTCAAGTCTCCCGCCATCCGCCTCGGCGCCGAATATGCCCCGATCGCCTATTCGAAGGAGATCGAGACAGGCCAGGTGCCGAGCGCCAACTCCATCGCTGCACGTGTCCGAGCGGCCGTCAAATAG
- a CDS encoding FAD-dependent oxidoreductase, protein MTDPLLQPFQTRNLTFRNRMVHAPTTMNMSDDRGYVTRQAVGAYEALAAGGFGAVCVGATNVRWDGLINERMFGFYDDTYIISQRELVEVIHNNGALAGIQLFYGGLIPGVGATFPLEPGKGWIPGTVSWGPTGKYPIGNQQPGVVSTETYRELVEAYAQAARRSKEAGYDYVSFHFCHGSLPHVTLSLLENTGRNDEYSDRFLFCEQILQRTQELCGKDYPIIPRLVCDENFVGGYDLDYFIENYAPRLHALGIDALDCTFGSMLPAKSRDPEVSSGEIIGGGFYVPNLVALPYIKRMREGLDARGIGMPLMGSCNINTPAQMRAMVGEGAADFFASCRQSLDDPDFPRKIAEGREDEIRKSTRTGASLLAGNIFGKGVAGSAQNAAFSRDREYRLVPTLHPRRVLIAGGGSGGMEYAITASEAGHRVTLFEKSGQLGGAMAWAGNYRTLPNMEQIAYQPDWHRTMIAKLGVDVRLNEELSLERILAEKPDVVVVATGALPAMPEAPGLDAALESGSPAASTGCCARAPRRCPMAR, encoded by the coding sequence GTGACCGATCCACTTCTGCAGCCGTTTCAGACGCGCAATCTGACTTTCCGTAACCGGATGGTCCATGCGCCGACGACGATGAACATGTCGGACGACCGCGGTTATGTAACGCGCCAGGCGGTTGGCGCCTATGAGGCCCTTGCGGCGGGTGGCTTCGGCGCTGTCTGCGTTGGCGCCACGAACGTGCGCTGGGACGGCCTGATCAACGAGCGCATGTTCGGCTTCTACGACGACACCTACATCATCAGCCAGCGCGAGCTGGTCGAGGTCATCCACAACAACGGCGCACTCGCAGGCATCCAGCTGTTCTACGGCGGGCTGATTCCCGGCGTCGGCGCGACCTTCCCGCTCGAGCCGGGCAAGGGCTGGATTCCGGGCACGGTGTCTTGGGGGCCGACCGGCAAGTACCCGATCGGCAACCAGCAGCCAGGGGTTGTGTCCACAGAAACCTATCGCGAACTCGTCGAGGCCTATGCCCAGGCTGCCCGCCGCTCGAAGGAAGCGGGCTACGACTATGTCTCGTTCCACTTCTGCCACGGCTCGCTGCCGCATGTGACGTTGTCGCTGCTCGAAAACACCGGCCGCAACGACGAATATTCTGACCGTTTCCTGTTCTGCGAGCAGATCCTGCAGCGCACGCAGGAGCTTTGCGGCAAGGACTACCCGATCATCCCGCGCCTGGTCTGCGACGAGAACTTCGTCGGCGGCTACGACCTCGACTACTTCATCGAGAACTACGCGCCGCGCCTCCACGCGCTGGGCATCGACGCGCTCGACTGCACCTTCGGCTCAATGCTGCCCGCCAAGAGCCGTGATCCCGAGGTTTCCTCCGGCGAGATCATCGGCGGTGGCTTCTACGTGCCGAACCTCGTGGCGCTGCCCTACATCAAGCGCATGCGCGAGGGCCTCGATGCACGGGGCATCGGCATGCCCCTGATGGGATCGTGCAACATCAACACGCCCGCGCAGATGCGTGCGATGGTGGGCGAAGGCGCGGCGGACTTCTTCGCCTCGTGCCGCCAGTCGCTCGACGATCCCGACTTCCCGCGCAAGATCGCCGAGGGCCGCGAAGACGAAATCCGCAAATCGACACGCACCGGCGCCTCGCTGCTGGCCGGCAACATCTTCGGCAAGGGCGTTGCCGGCTCGGCGCAGAACGCGGCCTTCAGTCGCGATCGCGAATATCGTCTGGTCCCGACGCTGCATCCCCGCCGCGTGCTGATCGCCGGCGGCGGCTCCGGCGGCATGGAATATGCTATTACTGCAAGCGAGGCCGGCCATCGTGTCACGCTCTTTGAGAAGAGCGGGCAACTGGGCGGGGCAATGGCCTGGGCGGGCAACTACCGGACTCTGCCGAACATGGAGCAGATCGCCTACCAACCCGACTGGCACCGGACGATGATCGCGAAGCTGGGCGTCGACGTGCGGCTGAACGAGGAACTCAGCCTAGAGAGGATTCTCGCGGAAAAGCCCGACGTGGTCGTCGTCGCGACCGGAGCGCTGCCCGCCATGCCCGAGGCTCCGGGCCTCGATGCGGCGCTCGAATCCGGATCGCCCGCAGCATCGACCGGGTGCTGTGCGCGGGCCCCGAGGCGCTGCCCGATGGCCCGATAG
- a CDS encoding TetR/AcrR family transcriptional regulator — translation MTEQVKSNRGGTLKAQRDRAVATRAAIVQAARKLFAEAGYHATGTTDIVARADMTRGALYHHFADKEDLFAEVFRTVAEELVNQANASVATLSGNLQAQISAAFTQYLRLVAENEEYQRILLIDGPSVLGWARWRHLQSEFIASGTADALEMLMNSGHVARQPTAPLANLLQAALNDAALTIANSDNPAQASEEVGKAFLALLGGLQTNR, via the coding sequence ATGACCGAGCAAGTAAAATCAAATCGCGGCGGCACCCTAAAGGCGCAGCGAGACAGGGCTGTCGCGACCCGCGCCGCCATCGTTCAAGCCGCCCGCAAATTGTTCGCAGAAGCGGGATACCACGCCACCGGCACGACAGATATCGTTGCACGGGCGGACATGACACGCGGCGCATTGTACCATCACTTCGCCGACAAGGAGGATTTGTTCGCGGAAGTTTTCCGTACCGTAGCCGAAGAACTGGTCAATCAAGCAAACGCTTCGGTCGCAACGCTCTCGGGCAATCTTCAGGCACAAATAAGCGCTGCATTCACCCAGTATCTGCGGTTGGTTGCGGAAAATGAGGAATATCAGCGCATCCTGCTCATCGATGGACCCTCCGTACTAGGTTGGGCCCGATGGCGCCATCTGCAGTCCGAGTTCATTGCGAGCGGAACTGCTGATGCTCTCGAAATGCTAATGAACAGCGGTCACGTTGCACGGCAGCCGACGGCGCCTTTGGCAAACCTGCTGCAAGCGGCACTGAACGATGCCGCACTGACGATCGCTAACTCGGACAATCCCGCACAAGCCAGTGAGGAAGTCGGAAAGGCTTTCCTCGCCCTGCTTGGCGGTCTTCAGACGAACCGTTGA
- a CDS encoding AMP-binding protein, producing the protein MTDPLLLRPISTLDMIAQALSRDLDRLVAVGANGERLTAGEFAQEISRYRQYLEALEPRPQRAALLAKNRIEVLYVSNGLNFAGIVSTALHPMGSVEDYLYVLEDAGIDTLVFDADHYEEMATALRDRAPGLRHLLALGESKVGRPMAREVAGHAPDRLIAPASDPEALFRIAYSGGTTGNPKGIMTTHRTAATSALIQLISWEWPKEVRHLICAPLSHSGAAVLSSVLVKGGAMFVLPGFEPVAVMEAIERHRITSVLMVPTMVLAMIDHPRFGEFDLSSLEVIFYGASAFPAARLKDAIARLGPVFFQFYGQSEAPMSITVMRRDEHDVNDPLRLASCGRPTPLVRVALLDDDGNEVSRGEPGEICVQGPLLMGGYLNKPEETAKALEGGWLHTGDIAIESADGFLRIVDRKKDMIITGGFNVFAREVEDVLVEHPLVRQAAVIGVPDAKWGEAVKAVVVIEPGAEVRAEELIALVRERKGAVQAPKSIEFVDALPLSALGKPDKKALRLQYTS; encoded by the coding sequence ATGACCGATCCGCTTCTGCTGCGCCCCATCAGCACGCTCGACATGATCGCGCAGGCGCTATCGCGAGACCTGGACCGGCTCGTCGCCGTAGGGGCCAATGGCGAGCGCCTGACCGCTGGGGAATTCGCACAGGAGATCAGCCGCTACAGGCAGTATCTTGAGGCCCTGGAACCGCGCCCGCAGCGTGCAGCGCTGCTCGCGAAAAACCGGATCGAGGTCCTCTACGTCTCGAACGGTCTGAACTTTGCCGGCATCGTCAGCACCGCGCTCCATCCGATGGGGTCGGTGGAGGATTACCTCTATGTCCTCGAAGACGCCGGGATCGATACGCTGGTTTTCGATGCCGATCACTACGAGGAGATGGCGACTGCTCTGCGTGACCGGGCGCCGGGCCTCAGGCACCTGCTGGCGCTGGGCGAGAGCAAGGTCGGCCGCCCCATGGCCCGGGAGGTCGCCGGCCATGCACCGGACAGGCTGATCGCGCCTGCAAGCGATCCGGAAGCGCTGTTTCGCATTGCCTATTCGGGCGGCACGACCGGAAACCCCAAGGGCATCATGACGACCCATCGGACGGCGGCCACTTCCGCGCTGATCCAGTTGATCAGCTGGGAGTGGCCGAAGGAGGTACGCCACCTCATCTGTGCGCCACTCAGCCACTCCGGCGCTGCGGTGCTGAGCTCGGTCCTTGTCAAGGGCGGCGCGATGTTCGTCCTGCCCGGCTTCGAACCGGTCGCCGTGATGGAAGCGATCGAGCGGCACCGGATCACGTCGGTGCTGATGGTGCCTACGATGGTTCTCGCCATGATCGACCATCCGCGCTTCGGCGAGTTCGATCTCTCCAGCCTCGAAGTGATCTTCTATGGAGCCTCGGCCTTTCCGGCGGCGCGGCTGAAGGATGCGATCGCCCGGCTGGGACCTGTCTTCTTCCAGTTCTACGGCCAATCCGAGGCGCCGATGTCGATCACTGTCATGCGTCGTGACGAGCACGACGTGAATGATCCGCTGCGGCTCGCGAGCTGCGGGCGGCCGACGCCGCTCGTGCGCGTCGCGCTGCTCGACGACGATGGCAACGAGGTTTCCCGCGGCGAGCCTGGTGAGATTTGCGTCCAGGGGCCTCTGTTGATGGGCGGCTATCTCAACAAGCCCGAAGAGACCGCCAAGGCGCTTGAGGGCGGCTGGCTCCACACCGGCGATATTGCCATCGAGAGCGCGGACGGCTTCCTTCGCATCGTCGATCGCAAGAAGGACATGATCATCACCGGCGGCTTCAATGTCTTCGCGCGCGAAGTGGAAGACGTGCTAGTTGAGCACCCGCTGGTCCGCCAGGCGGCGGTTATCGGGGTGCCCGACGCGAAATGGGGCGAGGCGGTGAAGGCAGTTGTCGTGATCGAACCGGGCGCAGAAGTGAGGGCAGAAGAGCTGATTGCCCTCGTCCGCGAGCGCAAGGGAGCAGTGCAGGCGCCCAAGAGCATCGAATTTGTAGACGCCCTGCCGCTGTCCGCCCTGGGTAAGCCTGACAAGAAAGCGCTCCGCCTTCAATACACCAGTTGA